TGCTAAAATTTTAGTATATTTGTGTATGTTTTCACCGACACCACTCAATTTGCCACCATTCAAAGCCAAAATATCCAAAAAGAATAATGCGGTTTATATTTTTGATGAGTTGCGAAAAAAGGAACTGGTATTGACACCGGAGGAATGGGTCAGGCAACATTGGATAAACTATTTGGCATTGATCAAGAATTATCCAAAGTCGCTGATGAATATTGAGGGTGGATTGAAACTAAACAGCCTACAGCGACGGAGTGATTTACTGATTTATAATAGTGCGGGAC
The window above is part of the Sphingobacterium sp. ML3W genome. Proteins encoded here:
- a CDS encoding type I restriction enzyme HsdR N-terminal domain-containing protein, encoding MFSPTPLNLPPFKAKISKKNNAVYIFDELRKKELVLTPEEWVRQHWINYLALIKNYPKSLMNIEGGLKLNSLQRRSDLLIYNSAGQKVVLAEFKAPYIKITQKVFEQIANYNSVHRIPYLLVSNGINHYYCKVDFENESYQFLEELPDYNEIG